From a single Leishmania braziliensis MHOM/BR/75/M2904 complete genome, chromosome 28 genomic region:
- a CDS encoding copine i-like protein has product MTSISTVVQVYFKCAHLLDKDITSKSDPYAMLFETTDGGKVCVGRTEVIKNNLNPDFKTSISVNYYFEIRQTMRVEVWDSDKHKSDDLLGVAEFTLAHLISSRGSTLTLSLGGKSTVTLTASYVGSQRGTVGVSFSGRNLKKMDLFGKSDPYFILSRLLPSGQRSTVYKSEVIKNSLNPQWRPTPPMDLVDLCGGDVVSPCIHFECFDQDLGTDEPMGSFVITGEHLLAAGGKEFELTLEKKGKRKSYGFIAVDRCDYVKSYSFLEYVQAGMSINIAFSIDFTGSNGAPSDPRSLHFCSPYHPSSYVRAMLAVSNVVQEYDSDRMFPVYGFGAVAPFTNGTSHFFPLSGNPANAYLNGMQAVVDTYARLLPMLQFSGPTNFAPTIRTIATGARQARGVYTILLILTDGAITDMQDTIDAIVAADDVPLSIVIIGIGHADFSSMEQLDGDGSVLRDRSKRPARRDLVQFVPFNSFEGKDPARLAAAVLMEVPKQMEAWGRIVQATPGRL; this is encoded by the coding sequence ATGACGTCAATCAGCACAGTGGTCCAGGTGTACTTCAAGTGTGCCCACTTGTTGGACAAGGATATAACCTCGAAATCCGACCCCTACGCGATGCTGTTCGAGACCACAGATGGCGGCAAGGTCTGCGTGGGACGCACAGAGGTAATCAAGAACAATCTCAACCCTGATTTCAAGACCTCCATCTCGGTGAACTACTACTTCGAGATCCGCCAGACCATGCGCGTAGAGGTGTGGGACAGTGACAAGCACAAGTCCGATGATCTGCTAGGTGTTGCGGAGTTCACATTGGCTCATCTGATATCATCGCGTGGCTCCACGCTGACGCTCAGTCTGGGGGGCAAGAGCACCGTGACGCTGACTGCGTCGTATGTCGGGTCGCAGCGGGGCACCGTTGGCGTGAGCTTCAGTGGTCGAAACCTGAAGAAGATGGACTTGTTCGGCAAGTCGGACCCGTACTTTATTCTGAGCCGCCTTCTGCCTAGCGGCCAGCGCTCCACCGTCTACAAGAGCGAGGTGATCAAGAACTCACTGAATCCGCAGTGGAGGCCGACGCCGCCGATGGATCTGGTGGACCTCTGCGGTGGCGACGTCGTCTCCCCGTGCATCCACTTCGAGTGTTTCGACCAAGACCTGGGTACTGACGAGCCAATGGGCAGCTTTGTGATCACCGGTGAGCACCTACTTGCTGCAGGCGGGAAGGAGTTTGAGCTGACGCTtgagaagaaggggaagcggAAGTCGTACGGGTTTATCGCCGTGGACCGGTGCGACTACGTGAAAAGCTACAGCTTTTTGGAGTATGTACAAGCTGGCATGAGTATTAACATTGCCTTCTCCATCGACTTTACGGGGTCGAACGGGGCCCCGAGTGACCCGCGCTCGTTGCACTTCTGCAGTCCGTACCACCCTAGCAGCTATGTGCGTGCGATGCTGGCTGTGAGCAACGTTGTGCAGGAGTACGACAGCGACCGGATGTTCCCCGTGTACGGATTTGGTGCCGTGGCGCCCTTCACAAACGGCACGAGCCACTTCTTCCCGCTGAGTGGAAACCCCGCGAACGCCTACCTGAACGGGATGCAGGCGGTTGTGGACACGTACGCTCGGCTGTTGCCCATGCTGCAGTTCAGCGGACCCACCAACTTTGCGCCGACTATTCGGACGATCGCTACCGGTGCGCGGCAGGCTCGCGGCGTGTACACGATTCTGCTAATCCTCACGGACGGCGCCATCACAGACATGCAGGATACAATCGACGCGATTGTTGCCGCAGATGACGTGCCGCTGTCAATTGTGATCATTGGCATTGGGCACGCCGACTTCAGCTCGATGGAGCAGCTCGACGGTGATGGTAGTGTTCTTCGGGATCGCAGCAAACGACCGGCGCGTCGTGACTTGGTGCAGTTTGTGCCATTTAATTCGTTCGAGGGGAAGGACCCTGCAAGGCTTGCGGCTGCAGTGTTGATGGAGGTTCCGAAGCAGATGGAGGCGTGGGGACGCATTGTGCAGGCCACCCCAGGTCGCTTGTAA